One window of the Eucalyptus grandis isolate ANBG69807.140 chromosome 6, ASM1654582v1, whole genome shotgun sequence genome contains the following:
- the LOC104450896 gene encoding putative wall-associated receptor kinase-like 16, producing MVIHEFLLKVLVLGIIILGPYHSHAAEADYPITKPGCQSSCGNLSIPYPFGSSDSSSDCHFNFPSFIVYCDHTTDPPTPYIRNSSTNLQISDISVTDHEMRISLWVGWACYNSSGYDGSSSYDPWLTLAKFPISSTKNKFTAVGCDTSAYFHDGREKFTLGCVSLCSNITNLTSGSCSGIGCCETSIPADSLNYQISFQSFYKHAYVLDFNPCSYAFVAEIGSYNFSVDDLNQIKSNKSTLVLDWAIGNQTCEDARKNPASYMCTNNTKCTNAENGSGYKCTCLEGYQGNPYLENGCHDIDECADPVKYPCEGKCNNTEGNYTCLCPKGYHGYGKKGNENGQGCIANPSDLVNILVGVAAGIIVLLFGIGFLYFGYRKRKFIRLKEQYFEQNGGLLLKKQLDKPDGTTKNAKIFSAEELEKATNNYDENRIVGRGGYGTVYKGLLPKNVVVAIKKSKLVDQSQIKQFINEVIVLSQINHRNVVKLLGCCLETEVPLLVYDFINNGTLFDHIHNPNKSSKLSWEIRLRIASETAGVLSYLHSAASTPIIHRDVKSANILLDDSYTAKVSDFGASRLVPLDQMQLPTIVQGTFGYLDPEYLLTGQLTEKSDVYSFGVVLVELLTGKKARFFDPSEEERSLAMYFLSSLKKGKLFHIVAEIIANGENNEQVTEVANLAKRCLSIKSEERPTMKEVEMELDGLRAMANHPWINGIDVNPEETICLLGENTDQCVHE from the exons ATGGTCATCCATGAGtttcttttaaaagttttggTGCTTGGGATCATCATATTGGGTCCATACCACAGTCACGCAGCAGAAGCTGATTATCCAATCACGAAGCCTGGATGCCAAAGTTCCTGCGGAAACCTCTCGATTCCATATCCCTTTGGATCGAGCGACAGCAGTTCTGATTGCCACTTCAATTTCCCATCCTTTATTGTCTATTGTGACCACACTACCGACCCTCCTACACCTTACATTCGGAACAGCAGCACTAACTTGCAAATAAGTGACATTTCTGTCACGGATCACGAGATGCGGATATCACTTTGGGTCGGTTGGGCCTGTTATAACTCTTCCGGATATGATGGGTCTTCGAGCTATGATCCGTGGCTCACCCTAGCTAAATTCCCCATATCCAGCACCAAGAACAAGTTCACCGCGGTCGGTTGCGACACGTCGGCCTACTTCCACGACGGCCGTGAGAAGTTCACTCTTGGGTGTGTGTCTTTGTGCAGCAACATTACGAACTTGACTAGCGGGTCATGTTCCGGTATTGGATGTTGCGAGACGAGCATCCCTGCAGACTCCTTAAACTACCAAATCTCCTTTCAGAGCTTTTACAAGCATGCCTACGTCCTGGATTTCAATCCTTGTAGCTATGCCTTCGTTGCCGAAATTGGATCCTACAACTTCTCAGTTGACGACCTTAATCAGATTAAATCTAACAAGTCCACTCTAGTTCTCGACTGGGCAATAGGGAATCAAACTTGCGAAGACGCCAGGAAGAACCCCGCAAGCTACATGTGCACCAACAACACCAAATGCACCAACGCGGAAAACGGCTCCGGGTACAAGTGCACCTGTTTAGAAGGTTACCAAGGCAATCCTTACTTAGAGAATGGTTGTCATG ATATTGATGAATGCGCGGATCCAGTGAAGTACCCATGTGAGGGAAAGTGCAATAATACTGAGGGGAATTATACATGTTTATGCCCAAAGGGTTATCATGGTTATGGCAAGAAGGGCAATGAAAATGGACAAGGATGCATTGCTAATCCATCGGATTTGGTGAATATTTTGGTTG GTGTTGCTGCGGGCATAATAGTGCTGCTATTTGGTATAGGCTTTCTGTATTTCGGATACAGGAAAAGGAAGTTCATTAGGCTCAAAGAACAATACTTCGAGCAAAACGGTGGCTTGCTTTTGAAGAAACAATTAGATAAACCTGACGGAAccacaaaaaatgcaaaaatcttcAGCGCTGAAGAGCTAGAGAAAGCTACCAACAATTATGATGAGAATAGAATAGTTGGCCGAGGAGGATATGGTACCGTTTACAAAGGGTTATTGCCAAAGAATGTGGTAGTTGCGATTAAGAAGTCCAAGCTTGTGGATCAAAGCCAAATTAAACAGTTCATCAATGAAGTCATCGTGCTTTCACAGATTAATCACCGTAATGTGGTCAAGCTTTTGGGATGTTGTTTGGAAACAGAGGTGCCTTTATTGGTGTACGACTTCATCAACAATGGAACCCTCTTTGACCACATCCACAATCCAAACAAATCATCAAAGCTGTCTTGGGAGATTCGATTGAGAATTGCTTCAGAAACTGCTGGAGTCCTCTCGTACTTGCACTCCGCAGCTTCCACTCCCATTATTCATCGAGATGTCAAATCGGCAAACATCCTTTTGGATGATAGTTACACCGCGAAAGTCTCCGACTTTGGAGCTTCAAGATTAGTCCCACTTGATCAAATGCAATTGCCGACTATTGTTCAAGGAACATTCGGATACTTAGACCCTGAATACTTGCTCACAGGCCAATTGACAGAGAAGAGTGATGTTTACAGTTTTGGGGTAGTGCTAGTTGAGTTATTGACGGGGAAGAAGGCACGTTTTTTTGACCCATCCGAAGAAGAGAGGAGCTTGGCAATGTACTTTCTTTCATCATTGAAGAAGGGCAAATTGTTTCACATTGTTGCGGAAATTATTGCAAATGGAGAAAATAATGAGCAGGTGACAGAAGTTGCCAATCTTGCAAAGAGATGCTTGAGTATAAAAAGTGAGGAGAGACCAACCATGAAGGAAGTAGAAATGGAACTGGACGGACTTAGAGCAATGGCTAACCATCCATGGATCAATGGTATCGATGTGAATCCAGAAGAGACAATTTGTTTATTGGGAGAGAATACAGACCAATGTGTACATGAATAG